The Nostoc sp. 'Lobaria pulmonaria (5183) cyanobiont' genome window below encodes:
- the tal gene encoding transaldolase has translation MATNHLLEINQYGQSIWMDNLTRDIIQSGELKDLVENQGISGITSNPAIFEKAIAGNVIYDGDIEAGVRAGLPTHKIYESLVFADIRNACDILRPVYEASNRLDGYVSIEVPPTIAHDTEATIAEARRYFQEVGRENLMIKIPGTEPGLPAVEQVIAEGMNVNITLLFSVESYINTAWAYIRGLEKGVAEGKDISKIASVASFFLSRIDSNIDGKIDAKLKKGVDDIAVEAKLLAVKGKVAIANAKIAYQEYKKIIESDRWKALVEKGATVQRLLWASTSTKDPNYRDVMYIEELIGRDTVNTVPPATIKACADHCNVSDRLETDVENAYTLIENLKDPDINIDLDTVMDELLVDGIDKFIQPFQSLMNSLEEKIKVLSPV, from the coding sequence ATGGCTACCAATCATCTACTAGAAATTAACCAATACGGTCAAAGTATCTGGATGGATAATTTGACCCGTGACATTATTCAATCAGGCGAACTCAAAGACCTGGTTGAAAATCAAGGTATCTCTGGGATTACCTCTAACCCAGCCATCTTTGAAAAAGCGATCGCAGGTAACGTCATTTATGATGGCGATATCGAAGCCGGAGTTCGGGCTGGCTTACCGACACACAAAATTTACGAATCCCTAGTTTTTGCAGATATCCGTAATGCCTGTGATATTTTACGCCCTGTTTATGAAGCCTCGAATAGACTAGATGGTTATGTGAGTATCGAAGTCCCGCCAACCATTGCCCATGATACTGAAGCAACAATAGCTGAAGCTCGTCGCTATTTCCAAGAAGTTGGTCGGGAAAATTTGATGATTAAAATTCCCGGCACAGAACCTGGTTTGCCAGCAGTGGAGCAGGTAATAGCCGAAGGGATGAATGTTAATATCACGTTGCTGTTTTCTGTAGAAAGCTACATAAACACAGCTTGGGCTTATATTCGGGGCTTAGAAAAAGGGGTGGCTGAAGGTAAGGACATCAGTAAAATTGCTTCAGTCGCTAGCTTCTTCCTCAGTCGGATCGATAGCAACATTGACGGCAAGATTGATGCTAAGTTGAAAAAAGGCGTTGATGATATTGCCGTAGAAGCAAAGCTCTTGGCTGTTAAAGGGAAAGTAGCGATCGCTAACGCTAAGATTGCATACCAGGAATACAAGAAAATTATCGAGAGCGATCGTTGGAAAGCCTTGGTAGAAAAAGGGGCCACAGTACAGCGGCTACTTTGGGCCAGCACCAGCACCAAAGACCCTAACTACAGAGACGTAATGTATATCGAAGAGTTGATTGGCCGTGATACCGTCAACACCGTACCACCAGCGACGATTAAAGCTTGTGCCGATCATTGTAACGTAAGCGATCGCTTAGAAACGGATGTAGAAAATGCTTACACGCTGATCGAAAACCTCAAAGATCCCGACATCAACATCGATCTCGATACCGTAATGGATGAACTGTTAGTCGATGGTATTGACAAGTTTATCCAGCCCTTCCAGTCCTTGATGAACTCTTTAGAAGAGAAGATCAAGGTATTGTCACCAGTGTAG